A genomic stretch from Candidatus Methylomirabilota bacterium includes:
- a CDS encoding DUF3750 domain-containing protein produces the protein MTALGLLLLLVLAVGCSAVERIGQPWWEMRRDSSGQAPDPAGTPDAVVQVYAARTVGWKGVMAVHTWIAVKPSGAGAYTRYEVMGWGVGSGTPALRVNRTGPDNYWFGSRPDLLSDRRGAGVDALITRIEAAIQAYPYPSSYRTWPGPNSNTFTAYVGRAVPELRLDLPATAIGKDFIPGGVPMAWTPSGTGVQVSLLGLLGVLAGGEEGLELNVLGLTFGLDVKRPALKLPVVGRLGWSQRPEPPVPEQAASVPSRASRSE, from the coding sequence GTGACCGCGCTCGGCCTCCTCCTGCTGCTGGTGTTGGCGGTGGGCTGCTCGGCGGTGGAGCGGATCGGCCAGCCGTGGTGGGAGATGCGCCGCGACTCGTCCGGCCAGGCCCCGGATCCGGCCGGCACGCCCGACGCCGTCGTGCAGGTCTACGCCGCCCGGACGGTGGGCTGGAAGGGCGTGATGGCGGTCCACACCTGGATCGCGGTCAAGCCGTCCGGCGCGGGGGCCTATACCCGCTACGAGGTCATGGGCTGGGGCGTGGGCAGCGGGACGCCGGCGCTCCGGGTCAACCGCACCGGGCCCGACAACTACTGGTTCGGCAGCCGCCCCGATCTGCTCTCCGACCGGCGCGGGGCGGGCGTCGACGCGCTGATCACGCGCATCGAAGCCGCGATCCAGGCGTATCCCTACCCGTCGAGCTACCGGACGTGGCCGGGACCCAACAGCAACACCTTCACGGCCTACGTCGGCCGCGCAGTGCCCGAGCTGCGCCTCGACCTGCCGGCCACGGCCATCGGCAAGGACTTCATCCCGGGCGGCGTCCCCATGGCCTGGACGCCGAGCGGGACCGGGGTGCAGGTCTCCCTGCTCGGGCTGCTGGGCGTGCTCGCCGGAGGTGAGGAGGGGCTGGAGCTGAACGTGCTGGGCCTGACGTTCGGGCTCGACGTGAAGCGCCCGGCGCTGAAGCTGCCGGTGGTCGGTCGGCTCGGCTGGAGCCAGCGCCCGGAGCCCCCCGTCCCCGAGCAGGCCGCCTCGGTCCCGTCCCGCGCTAGCCGCTCCGAGTGA